The Anastrepha ludens isolate Willacy chromosome 2, idAnaLude1.1, whole genome shotgun sequence genome contains a region encoding:
- the LOC128854937 gene encoding aminopeptidase N-like has translation MYRNKVGGSAILLAMLAIIVSCQAATHGSGISPRYDKYLAAHFIPTKTVALSESEADLNYRLPNTTEPLHYAVELTTNVHNGTKRFTGTVKILLEVIDNTNTIVLYERQLSEIKATITNANCTDRVVEQLSTSYEEAREFLSLTPTNDSLIFSKGTFWVLTITYAGELRVDNLGFYLSTYTDENDNTHYLATTQFESINARYAFPCYDEPAKRATFTITINHDPSYSAISNMPLDEEMSRPGYSVFQKTPSMSTYLVAFVVSDFEYTEGVLNSIPQRVYTRPGTKQNQQWALVSGMLFLQSLAEYYNFDFVLPKLYQVGVPDLFFDGMENWGLVTYREQYMLYNKTSTIFEKTDSANVIAHEYCHQWFGNLVTLKWWTYLWLKEGFANLFAWKTIDATYPEWDVYQMFLIDDFQAALAADGSGQANPMTHYVQTPSEISARYDSISYSKAASVLYMWQCVLTDEVFRQGLNLYLTTNQYTAADEWQLFDALSNAADAQNVSLPATMADMFSSWSQQSGYPLLTVTRNYNNNTFTITQDAFFPNKNLTSDKTWYIPLNYAHKSNPDYRNTTASHFMLKTKEIEISDNSLAADDWLILNKQSTGFYRINYDEQNWNLIIDELKSRPYKFHSRNRAQLINDLYQYTSTDRIDYSMLFNLLQYLPNEDQYAPWATSYPVIVTLKVYLNSDKEYKNFLLYVASLVTGHFEKLGMNDVSGAQRLTVQVRNIVIELACLSGIESCLTETSNKLKEIVNNGITIEPSLRWNVYCYGLRQSGDTEFDFVYNQILQSRDQAFRDSLISTLGCSQTESQLQKFVSSSINMSVDWRSQERITLLGAAFSSSSVGLLVCIEFLNENWEAYSNLNPDSSGLNPVYQTVADMSAYIFNNEQETKYLVLLDKVKGSDKVPNDLETIAKANIQSNFNWLNKNRDPIMLWMKKFAQGGSAAL, from the exons ATGTACCGCAACAAAGTGGGCGGAAGTGCTATACTTTTGGCCATGTTGGCCATTATTGTGTCCTGCCAAGCGGCAACACACGGCTCTGGTATATCGCCTCGATATGATAAGTATCTTGCCGCACATTTCATACCTACAAAAACTGTTGCTTTGAGTGAGTCAGAGGCCGATTTGAATTATCGGCTGCCAAACACCACCGAACCACTGCACTATGCCGTTGAACTGACAACGAATGTGCACAATGGCACGAAGAGATTCACAGGCACTGTAAAAATTCTATTAGAAGTTATCGACAACACAAATACCATAGTTTTGTATGAACGTCAATTGTCAGAAATCAAAGCAACCATTACAAACGCAAACTGCACGGATCGTGTGGTAGAACAGCTAAGCACCTCGTATGAGGAAGCACGTGAATTTCTTAGTCTAACACCAACAAATGATTCACTCATCTTTAGCAAAGGCACCTTTTGGGTTTTGACCATCACCTATGCTGGAGAATTGCGTGTCGATAATTTGGGATTTTACTTGTCCACCTATACAGATGAAAACGACAACACACA TTATTTAGCAACGACACAATTTGAGTCGATCAATGCTCGATATGCATTCCCCTGCTACGATGAACCGGCCAAGCGTGCTACATTCACAATCACTATTAACCATGATCCCTCATACAGTGCCATATCAAATATGCCTCTGGACGAAGAGATGAGCAG ACCTGGATATTCTGTCTTCCAAAAGACTCCTAGTATGTCAACTTATTTAGTAGCGTTTGTTGTGTCCGATTTCGAATATACTGAAGGAGTGTTGAACTCGATTCCACAAAGAGTCTACACCCGTCCAGGTACAAAGCAGAATCAGCAATGGGCATTGGTTTCCGGAATGTTGTTTCTGCAAAGCCTTGCTGAATACTACAATTTCGATTTCGTACTGCCGAAACTCTATCAAGTAGGTGTACCAGATTTGTTTTTTGACGGAATGGAAAACTGGGGCTTAGTTACGTATCGAGAGCAGTACATGCTGTATAACAAGACATCGACAATATTTGAGAAAACAGATAGTGCCAATGTCATTGCCCACGAATACTGCCATCAATGGTTTGGTAACTTAGTAACTCTCAAATGGTGGACGTATCTTTGGCTGAAAGAAGGTTTTGCTAACTTATTCGCTTGGAAGACGATAGATGCA ACATATCCTGAATGGGACGTCTATCAGATGTTCCTTATCGACGACTTTCAAGCTGCACTCGCTGCAGATGGCTCAGGCCAAGCAAATCCAATGACGCATTACGTGCAAACTCCATCCGAGATCTCTGCACGATACGATTCTATTTCGTATTCGAAAGCAGCCTCGGTACTGTATATGTGGCAGTGTGTGCTGACCGACGAGGTGTTCCGCCAAGGACTAAATCTTTATTTGACTACAAA TCAGTATACTGCTGCTGACGAGTGGCAACTTTTCGACGCTCTTAGTAATGCTGCTGATGCACAAAACGTGTCACTTCCTGCGACTATGGCGGATATGTTCTCAAGTTGGTCTCAACAATCCGGTTACCCTCTACTCACCGTTACACgtaattacaacaataacacatTCACCATAACCCAAGATGCTTTCTTTCCAAACAAAAATCTAACATCTGACAAAACTTGGTACATCCCCTTGAATTATGCCCACAAATCAAATCCAGACTACCGTAACACCACCGCATCGCATTTTATGCTCAAAACGAAAGAAATCGAAATCAGCGATAATAGTCTAGCAGCTGATGATTGGTTGATTCTCAATAAACAATCGACCGGTTTCTATCGCATCAATTACGATGAACAAAACTGGAATCTTATCATTGATGAGCTGAAATCACGACCATACAAATTCCATTCACGCAATCGTGCTCAACTAATTAACGACCTCTACCAGTACACTTCTACAGATCGCATCGACTACAGCATgctatttaatttattgcaatatcTGCCGAACGAGGATCAGTACGCACCTTGGGCTACGAGCTACCCTGTAATCGTTACATTGAAAGTGTATCTGAATAGTgataaagaatacaaaaatttcttactcTACGTAGCCTCATTAGTGACAGGACATTTTGAGAAGTTGGGTATGAATGATGTATCTGGAGCACAGCGTCTTACTGTGCAAGTGCGTAACATCGTCATTGAACTCGCTTGCTTGTCAGGAATTGAGAGCTGTCTGACGGAGACGAGTaacaaattaaaggaaataGTGAACAATGGTATCACCATCGAACCAAGCTTACGATGGAATGTATACTGTTACGGTCTACGTCAGTCCGGTGATACAGAATTCGATTTTGTCTATAACCAAATATTGCAATCCCGTGATCAAGCGTTTCGTGACTCACTCATCTCTACATTGGGTTGTTCGCAAACCGAGTCGCAACTACAAAAATTTGTGAGTAGCTCAATCAATATGTCCGTCGATTGGCGATCACAAGAGCGCATCACTTTACTCGGTGCAGCGTTTTCGAGCAGCAGTGTTGGACTCTTAGTGTGCATTGAATTTCTCAACGAAAATTGGGAGGCATACAGTAATTTGAATCCCGATAGCAGCGGACTCAACCCAGTTTATCAAACAGTGGCTGACATGTCCGCCTACATATTTAACAATGAACAAGAAACCAAA TATTTGGTGTTACTGGATAAGGTAAAGGGCAGCGATAAGGTGCCAAACGATTTGGAGACTATCGCCAAAGCAAATATTCAATCTAATTTTAACTGGTTGAATAAAAATCGTGATCCGATTATGTTGTGGATGAAAAAGTTCGCTCAGGGTGGCAGTGCTGCACTCTAA